DNA from Pseudomonadota bacterium:
TCAGTCGCGTCTACCGTCGCATCGACGGGCGCGACCTGCCGCTCGCCCACGGCACGCGCGACATGCCGATCTGGGGACGACGACTCAAGCGCGAAGGCGGCGATGAAACCTATGTGCGGGGTCGCCTGTTCGAGATCATGCTGTACCTCGAATCGCTGCAACAGATCTGAACGCCGCGCGAGCGAACAATTGCACAAACGGCGCGCGCGCCGAAGGGGACTCAAATGATACTGAAAGGCATACGTGTACTGGATTTCACCCAGTACCTGGCCGGCCCGACCGTGACACGCCTGATGGTGGAAATGGGCGCGGAAGTGATCAAGGTCGAACGCGCGCCGGCCGGTGACCCCTCGCGCTTGCTGCCCGCCATGAAGGACGGACGCAGCGCCTATTTCGTGCAACAGAATCTCGGCAAGCACAGCCTGTGCATCGACCTCAACCACGACGCCACGGACGAGGTGATCAAGGACCTGGTGTCCAAGGTCGACGTGGTGGTGGAGAACTACGGCCCGGGCGTGATGGACAAGCGTGGCTGGGACTTCGAGTCGCTGAAACGCGTCAATCCGAAGCTCGTGATGGCTTCGATTTCGGCTTTCGGGCGCGACAGCCCTTTGTCACACAAGACCGGCTTCGACTGGATCGCGCAGGCCTTCGCGGGTTTCATGCACATGACGGGGCCCGCCGACGGTCCGCCGCACCCGGTCGGTGTCGGCATCGCCGACGTGTCGGCCGGCGTGCACGCTTTCGCCTCCATCGGTTATGCGCTGTTCAACCGCGAACGTACCGGTGAAGGCCAGTGGATGGATATCTCGATGATCGACTGCATCTTCGCCATGCACGAGATCAACCTGCAGGTGCCGCAGGTCAACCCGGACTTCGTGCCCAAGCGAGTCGGCGCGCACCATCCCCTGATCTGCCCCTGCGGTGTCTACAAGTCGCCGGATGGCTACGTCGCGGTGCTGGTCGTGCAGGGGCAGTGGAAGAACATGTGCAAGGCCATGGAGCGTCCCGATCTCGAAACCGATCCGCGTTTCGCCGAAGGCCTGGCGCGCGCCAAGCACCAGGCCGAGTTGATTCCGGTCATCGAGGACTGGATGGGAAGCTTCGACAGCGACACGGCGCTGCTCGAACGACTCGACGCCCATCGTGTGCCCTGCGGGCCGGTGCTGAGCCCGATGGATGCCTTGACTCATCCCTACTTCAAGGGCCGGGGTGCGATCCGGCCGGTCAGCGACCCGATACTCGGCAACCTCATGCTGCCAGGCTTTCCGCTGCGCTTCTCGGGCCAGAGCGATTATTCGGCCAAGGTCGCGCCGCTGCTCGGCCAGCACAACGCGCAGATTCTCGCCGGCGTGGCGGGCTACGACGCGGCGCGTATCGCCGACCTCGGCGAGCGCGGATTGCTGATGAGCGGCGATCGCTGAGCAACAGATTCGAAGACACACGATTTTCTGGAGACAAGAACATGGCAAGACTGGCGGGCAAGGTCGCAATCATCACCGGTGGCGCGCGCGGCCAGGGCGCTGACGAGGCGCGACTGTTTCGCGCCGAGGGCGCCGAGGTGGTCATCACCGACGTACTGGAGAGCGAAGGACGGGCGCTGGCGGCCGACATCGGCGCGACCTTCATTGCCCACGACGTCACCAGCGCGGCGGGCTGGAAGAGCGTGGTCGACGCGACGCTCGCCGCGCACGGACATATCGACGTGCTGGTCAACAACGCCGGCATCTTCAAGCTCGGGCGCCTGCTCGACACCAGCGACGAGGATTTTGACCGCGTGCTGGCCGTCAACCAGAAGGGCGTGTTCCTGGGCATGAAAGCCGTGGCACCGGCCATGTGCGAAGCCAAGCGCGGCTCCATCGTCAACATTTCATCGCTGGCCGGCATGGAAGGCGTGGCGGGCGCGTTTGCCTATGCCACCTCGAAGTGGGCGGTGCGCGGCATGACCAAGGCGGCGGCCCAGGAACTGGGGCGTTTTGGCGTGCGCGTGAACTCCGTGCATCCGGGCTTCATCGACACCGTGATGCTGACCCAGACCCAGGCGGCGGTGGCCGGCAAGATGGACAAGGCATTGAAGCTCGTGCCCATGGGCCGCATGGCGACCGCGCTGGAAGTGGCGAACCTGGTGTTGTTCCTTGCCAGCGATGAGAGTTCCTATTGCACCAACGGTGAATTCACCGTCGACGGCGGCCTGCATCGCTGACGCGCGGCGTGCGCTCCTTCGCTGAGTTGCTCGAACGCGCGGCGCGACGCAAGGGCGGCGTGGCCGCGCTCGAGGCGCACATCCCCAAGCCGAAATCCGCGCGCGCCATTGCCGCCGTCACCGATGACCGCTGGCTGGCGGCGATGACGCAAGGCGTGTTCCAGGCCGGATTCGTGTGGCGGGTGGTGGAGCACAAGTGGCCGGGCTTCGAAGCGGCGCTGCATGGCTTCGACCCGCACGCCCTGGCCTACCTGTCCGACGAAGACATCGAGAAACTGCTGGCGGACACGCGCATCATCCGTCATCACGCCAAGCTGCTGGCAACCCGCGACAATGCGCAGTTCGTGCTGGACCTGGCCCAGGCGCACGGCAGTGCCGGCGCCTTTTTTGCGAGCTTCGGCCCGCGGCGATACGCAGAATTGCTGGAGGTCTTGAAGAAGCGCGGCGCACGCCTCGGAGGCATGACGGCCCAATACTTCCTGCGCCGCATGGGGCTGGAATCCTGGGTGCTGTCCACCGATGTGGTGCGGGTGCTGGTGGACGAAGGCGTGCTGCATCGACCGCCGTCGTCCAAGCGCGACATGCAGGCGGTGCAGGCGGCCTTCGATCATTGGTGCGAACAATCGGGCAAATCGCTGACCTACGTGAGCCGGGTGTTGGCGATGGGCATCGATTGAATGGCTCTGGGACTTAATGTGCGAATGAATTCGCACCTACAATCACGGCTTCGACCAAGCGCGTCCGGAGGATCAGTCAATGAGCGCACAACCTGCTGAGCGGTTGCAACACGTGGTGGGCGAGGGCTACCGCCTGCTCGAACCCGCGCAAAAATACACCCGCGCGTTTTGCACCGACGAAGAGATCACCATCGCCGAGACCATCCGTGCCTTCGTCAACAAGGAGCTGATGCCCTACCGTCATGACCTCGAAGGCGGTTGGCATCGCGACGAGAAGCTGGCCAAGGAAACCGTGCATCGCCTCTACGCCAAGCTCGTCGACCTGGGCGTGACGCGCACCAACCTTCCGGAAGCACATGGTGGCCTGGCTTACGCGCCGGTGGTGCGCCAGATGATCAACGAGGAGCTGTCGCGCGCCGACATCGGGCTCGCGACCAAGGTCGGCAAGATTCACTGGATAGTGTCGTGCATGGCCGCCGCCAAGCGCGATGACCTTTTGAAAGAGTTCGCGCCGCGCATCGTCGGCGAGGAATCGTGGACGGCCTGCGTGGCGATCACCGAGCCTCATGGCGGCGCCAACGTCGAAGACCCGGCGCAGGGCTTCCGCAGCCTCAAGGTCATGGCCAGGGAGGAGGGTGACGATTACGTCATCAACGGCCACAAGCTGTGGCCGGGGCCGGCCGGCTATGCCGATCGCTTCAAGACCCAACATCTCACCGGGCATCTCGGCTACTGGACCGTGGCGACCACCGATCCCAAGCTCGGGCCCGACGGCGTGGGCCTGTTCTACGTGCCGGCCGACGCGCCCGGTCTCGAGTTCTCCAATCCCTACCAGAAGATGGGCTTTTCCCACACCGAGTTGAATGCCGACCTCTGGTACAACGATGTTCGTATCCCCAAGCGCTACCGCGTGGATACCGAGCGCGGGCAGGGCGCAAATATCGTCAGCGGTTACATCATTGCCTTGGGCCGTCTGGCCGGCGCCGCGCGGCTGACCGGCCTGTGCGAGGCGGTGCTGGAAATCGTCCTCGAGTTCACCCGTAACCGCATCATCGAAGGCACGCCCATGCGTGAGCGTTCGCTGTTTGCCAACCACCTGGCCGAGATGTACCGCGCCATCGACATCGCGCGACAGTACTACCTGTCCGTCACCTGGCAGGTGACGCGGCCGGACATCTACGGTCCGCCGTGGAGCAAGGAAATGAAGGCCAAGTGTTCAGCCGCGCGTTCCTACGCCGGCGACACCGCTGAGCTGGTGTGCAATCGCGGCATGGAGCTGATGGGCTCGGCGGGCTATGCCTACGAGAGTCATCTCGAGAAATACATGCGCGATTACAAAATCGTGCAGATGTGGCTGGGCGGCGCGCAACGCGATCGCCTGGATATCGCCCAGGGCCTGTACGGGCCGTTCAAGTGGGCGGGGGCGGCGGAGGTCTGAGTTCTCGAAAACGCCGGCGGTCCCGGATGCAGGTGCGAATTCATTCGCACCTTGATGCACGGCCTTCGCGCCGCGCAACCTCACGCAATGTGCGATTGAAATCGCACCCACAGAGCGCATTGCGCTCGTGGGGCCGCGCTGCTACATTCCCGTACGCCTTCGTACGGTACGACGCCGTACGGTGACTTTACGCAAGGTTGCCTTGCGGTCTGCCGATCAGCAGACGAAAGCGGCGCTCGGCGAGTTCATCGCGTAGCTCCGCATCCATGGTCAGCGACGTGGTGTATTCGCCGACCTGGTAGAAGTACAGAGCCTGCGCGCGCAGCAGGGCTTCGGCCGGCTCGAAGTGAGCGGCCTTGAACAGCACGCACAGGTAATCGATGCGCCGACGATCGATCTCGGACACCGCCTCGGCGGCGTAGCGATCGAAGCGGGCAAACTCACGCATGGCGACATCGTGACGCGAGTCGTCGGTGTGGTGGGTGAAATCGATGACCGACTTGATGAGGTTGGGTGCGTCGGTGATGTGGGTGACGTCCAGGCGGGCGATGAAGGCCTTCTGGTTCTCACGCCACCAGTCGACCATCTGGTGCAGCAACTCGTCGCGGTTCTTGAAGTGCCAGTAGAAGCTGCCCTTGGTGACGGCCAGTTCGCGCGCCAGGATTTCGACCTTGACGCTGCTGATGCCATGGGAGAACAGCACATCGAGTGCTTTCTTGAGCCAGGCATCGCGATGCAAGGTGGGTTTCTGCGGTTTGGACATCGAGTGGTTTTGAGCGTCTGGTTCGTGGAGTCGCGGCATTCTACCCCGACTGCCAGGAGCCGGCGCAGGGTCCGCGGGGGAGGCGGGCCGGGACAGGTTTCCATCGGGACATGGATGTAGCCCTACGTTGCTTCCTCCCACACTGCCATGCGCGGCACCGGATGGTGCCGAGTGCATGATGGCAACACCTTGTCAGGGCCGGGAAGGCCCTTTTTTTTGCGCGCGCGGCCGGGCTTTGTGGCGCCACGCGTGGGCCACTGCGAGAATGTCCGACCGAAAATCCAAGGGGAGAACCATGAGCAAAGACTTGTTTGATTTGAGCGGCAAGGTCGCCTTGATCACCGGCGGCAGCCGCGGCCTCGGGCGCCAGATGGCGCTGGCCTTCGCTGAGCGCGGCGCCGACATCGCGGTGGTCAGCCGCAAGCTCGATCAATGCCAGGCGGTGGCCGCGGAAATCGAGGCGCTGGGACGACGCGCCTTGGCGTATTCATGCCACGTCGGGCGTTGGGACGATCTCGCGACCATGGTCGATGCCGTCTATGCACACTTCGGCAAGGTCGACGTGCTGGTCAACAACGCAGGCTTGTCGCCCCTGTATCCGTCGCTGGACCAGGTGACGGAAGACCTCTTCGACAAAGTCATCGCCATCAACCTCAAGGGCCCGTTCCGGCTCATGGGACTGATCGCGCCGCGCATGCAGGCGGCGGGCAGCGGCACCATCATCAACATCTCCAGCACCGCCGCCATGCGGCCCGTGCCGGGCTCCCAGCCTTACGGCGCCGCCAAGGCTGGCCTCAATTGCATCACGGGCGCGTTCGCGCATGCCTATGGGCCCGAGGTACGAGTCAACAGCATCATGGCCGGCCCGTTCCTGACCGACATTTCCAAGGCCTGGGACATGGAGAGTTTCGAAAAACGCGCACAGCGCATGGCCTTGAAGCGCGGCGGCCAGCCCGAGGAAATCGTCGGCGCGGCCTTGTATTTCGCGAGCGGCGCATCGAGTTTCACGACCGGCGCAGTGCTGCCGGTGGAAGGCGGTTGGCTGGGCGGTGACGACTGACGGGGCGCATTGCAGTGTGCGGAGCGAAGGGATGAAGGGATTCATCCTTTGGGCGCGCTGATCGTGAGGACGGACTGGAGCGATCAGTTTGTATATTTGACATAATATACATTATGTGAACTTTGAGAGACTCGAAAGGACAGTGGGGTTCGGCGTTGGACCGCGTGAGCTTTCGGCATGGCGCAGGCGTTGCCGGCACCATCCTTGGGTCTTTTGCATAGGACGGATCGCGGTCGACTTGCACGGCCATGGCGAGCCTCGCGCGCATGGTCGAATCTTGGCGGAAGCTTTTAAAGCTGCTGCGAGTATCAGTGGATCAACCACAAGAAGCGCCGCAGCTCGAGTGCCGGTGTCCGCGGTCGAGTCCTACGGCAAGTTCATGACGGCGACATCCCGCATAGTGGCGCGAACAGGCACGCGCCTCGCGCGGCGCTCGTCGACATTGGCCATCCATAGGGGACTCTTTTTATAACAATAAAATCTTAGGTTATTCGATAAAGCCATA
Protein-coding regions in this window:
- a CDS encoding TetR/AcrR family transcriptional regulator yields the protein MSKPQKPTLHRDAWLKKALDVLFSHGISSVKVEILARELAVTKGSFYWHFKNRDELLHQMVDWWRENQKAFIARLDVTHITDAPNLIKSVIDFTHHTDDSRHDVAMREFARFDRYAAEAVSEIDRRRIDYLCVLFKAAHFEPAEALLRAQALYFYQVGEYTTSLTMDAELRDELAERRFRLLIGRPQGNLA
- a CDS encoding DNA-3-methyladenine glycosylase I translates to MRSFAELLERAARRKGGVAALEAHIPKPKSARAIAAVTDDRWLAAMTQGVFQAGFVWRVVEHKWPGFEAALHGFDPHALAYLSDEDIEKLLADTRIIRHHAKLLATRDNAQFVLDLAQAHGSAGAFFASFGPRRYAELLEVLKKRGARLGGMTAQYFLRRMGLESWVLSTDVVRVLVDEGVLHRPPSSKRDMQAVQAAFDHWCEQSGKSLTYVSRVLAMGID
- a CDS encoding CoA transferase, translating into MILKGIRVLDFTQYLAGPTVTRLMVEMGAEVIKVERAPAGDPSRLLPAMKDGRSAYFVQQNLGKHSLCIDLNHDATDEVIKDLVSKVDVVVENYGPGVMDKRGWDFESLKRVNPKLVMASISAFGRDSPLSHKTGFDWIAQAFAGFMHMTGPADGPPHPVGVGIADVSAGVHAFASIGYALFNRERTGEGQWMDISMIDCIFAMHEINLQVPQVNPDFVPKRVGAHHPLICPCGVYKSPDGYVAVLVVQGQWKNMCKAMERPDLETDPRFAEGLARAKHQAELIPVIEDWMGSFDSDTALLERLDAHRVPCGPVLSPMDALTHPYFKGRGAIRPVSDPILGNLMLPGFPLRFSGQSDYSAKVAPLLGQHNAQILAGVAGYDAARIADLGERGLLMSGDR
- a CDS encoding glucose 1-dehydrogenase, which produces MARLAGKVAIITGGARGQGADEARLFRAEGAEVVITDVLESEGRALAADIGATFIAHDVTSAAGWKSVVDATLAAHGHIDVLVNNAGIFKLGRLLDTSDEDFDRVLAVNQKGVFLGMKAVAPAMCEAKRGSIVNISSLAGMEGVAGAFAYATSKWAVRGMTKAAAQELGRFGVRVNSVHPGFIDTVMLTQTQAAVAGKMDKALKLVPMGRMATALEVANLVLFLASDESSYCTNGEFTVDGGLHR
- a CDS encoding SDR family oxidoreductase, with protein sequence MSKDLFDLSGKVALITGGSRGLGRQMALAFAERGADIAVVSRKLDQCQAVAAEIEALGRRALAYSCHVGRWDDLATMVDAVYAHFGKVDVLVNNAGLSPLYPSLDQVTEDLFDKVIAINLKGPFRLMGLIAPRMQAAGSGTIINISSTAAMRPVPGSQPYGAAKAGLNCITGAFAHAYGPEVRVNSIMAGPFLTDISKAWDMESFEKRAQRMALKRGGQPEEIVGAALYFASGASSFTTGAVLPVEGGWLGGDD
- a CDS encoding acyl-CoA/acyl-ACP dehydrogenase, with the protein product MSAQPAERLQHVVGEGYRLLEPAQKYTRAFCTDEEITIAETIRAFVNKELMPYRHDLEGGWHRDEKLAKETVHRLYAKLVDLGVTRTNLPEAHGGLAYAPVVRQMINEELSRADIGLATKVGKIHWIVSCMAAAKRDDLLKEFAPRIVGEESWTACVAITEPHGGANVEDPAQGFRSLKVMAREEGDDYVINGHKLWPGPAGYADRFKTQHLTGHLGYWTVATTDPKLGPDGVGLFYVPADAPGLEFSNPYQKMGFSHTELNADLWYNDVRIPKRYRVDTERGQGANIVSGYIIALGRLAGAARLTGLCEAVLEIVLEFTRNRIIEGTPMRERSLFANHLAEMYRAIDIARQYYLSVTWQVTRPDIYGPPWSKEMKAKCSAARSYAGDTAELVCNRGMELMGSAGYAYESHLEKYMRDYKIVQMWLGGAQRDRLDIAQGLYGPFKWAGAAEV